A window of Limanda limanda chromosome 4, fLimLim1.1, whole genome shotgun sequence genomic DNA:
CTTTCCTCTCTGAATTTCAAACTGCAGAATGAAATATATACACAAGGTTAGCTGTTCTTATTCTAAAGGCCGGTAAACAGGAACCTCTACAGGTGCCAGGGGGTTGTCACGAAGCGGCATTAGGGTTGGTCCAGTGTCTTTTTCAAACCAGATTGAAATTGAAACAAGAAACAAGAATGCTGCTTTGAATGCATTTGTTTATTCATCAGTCTGTTGTGTTACTGTATCTACGTCATCTTGTGTGGACACAGCATCAGTACCTGGCTTGTTCTTTCAGTTTCTTGTGGGTTCTGCAGTGAACTTTCCACTTCCAGACGCTCTCCACAGAGCTGTGCTtctccaggagcagcagcagctccgccAGCCGACCTGCAGATCAACATCTCATCAACCAACACATCCTTAAGACATAAATACAGACAGCAAATCCACTGCCACTAATGCATTCGTCTAATAATCTACACAAATATTGATCAATGATTTGCAAAATATGACGTTTTTTCTAGCAATGAATAAAGATGTCAAGACTAATGGGCGAGAATAGtaagattttttaaaaacgAGCAGAAAGatttatattagggctgggcaagttaactcgtttcaatcgagttaactcaagtgatgagttaactcgattaattattttatctcgcattcactcaggtttgattatttattgttttattgtgaaagtcaggcttttattttgtgaaagtctgttgctgactgctgcagaacaggaaaaaaagaaaataattggcggataaacaatcgagttaactcatcacttgagttaactcgattaaaacgagttaacttgcccagccctaatttatattaaaataaccTTAAAGAAACATTTAGCTGGCTCCTGTCATTGGATTTAAAAGGCTGACGTACCATGACTGATGAAGTCCGGATTGAGGATCATCTCATCTGAGACGATGCATCCTCCCGACACAAAGATCTCGTTGTAGCTGTTGTTCTTGATGTCGCCGAGAGAATCGATCCCCACAAACACAACCGAGGGCCGTCGCTTCAGAGACACCAGGTTCGGGATCTGATGGGTTCACAAACACCTGATTACAACCAACATGGAGGCTGCCCGCTGTCATCAGCTCATTACAACCTGGGTCCGGACTATTAGGGGTAAAAACAACCCGACAGAGCAAATAACCTGCAGTTACACTagtaacaacaacaaaggaTCTACAGTGGACCTGCGGTTTCAGAACTGAGCAGTTACAGTTACAGAGCAGCTGATCTGCAGAGTTCTCCAGGTTAAAAACGCAGGAAGACAGAAGCTGAACATGCTCATCAGTTGTAACTTCTTTTCAAACAAGATCTGGATCTGTTAGGAAGGAGCAGAACAGAAGCAGTTTCTACACTCATCAGTCGGAGGCACCTTGTGTAAGTGTCCAGCGATGTCTTTGTTCCTGATGATGACCAGCAGGCGGCTGTCGGGGTTTTCCTGGTTCAGAAAGGCCGTAGGACTCTGCTCCAAGTTTCCCTGCTTCAACATGTGTTCCTGTAcataacagacaaacacacatactaaactataaatacatatttacaaaaatatagtAAATCAACAAATTGATCAAAGAAAAGCTAGTTACTGATTGCTGTAGTAATTAGAATAGTGACCTTGATGTCTTCCAGGAGCGGGTCCCTCTCCTCTGTGCTGTGGAGGTAGAACTGCAGCGATTTCTTTTTCACGTTTTTGATGATCTTCACCAGACTGCTGAAGACCTCCGGCTGCAGCTGGTTGATCAAGTTGCTCAGCACCGTGGTCGGGGGAGCGAAGGTGGAAACAGAGGCCGAGATGGAGACCGGCTCGGCAGGAGCTGGAGGTTCGAGTCCGGGCACAGAAACACTGCCGGAGCCCGGGGGGGTCAAGCTAGAGTTCAACCCTGTGACACTTCCCCCGGCTTCTACATCAGTCGCACGATGTATGATCCTGAAGTTCCTGTCCTGTGTGAGTCGGACATCTTGAGCTCCAGTTCTGTGCATCTCTGAAGTGGGACCTTGCTGTGGTTTCCAGTGGGACTGGGACAACTTGTCTGAGGGAGGATGGCAGTCGGGGGTCTCGGTGGACTTGTAAACGGAACCAGAGGCAGAGGTAGGAGTTGATAAAGTGACGTTAGAAGTTGGAGAATTCCTGCTGGTTGTTGCATCAGGAAAGTGTCTGGTTGCCTCTGGCTGCcacacttcacctcctctggagaGGGGAGGAGTCTGACTGACTGAAGAGCCGGGAGCCGAAGCCTCATCATCGCTGCCCGATTTTGTTTTACCTGCTCGGATGCTGGCCACAAAAGCGCTCACACTGCTAGCCAGCATGTCACTGTTAGTCCGGCTGGTGTCGGCGCTGTGGCTCCGCCTACTACCACCGAACTCAACCATCATGCTGGTGATGCCGTCCTTCAGGGAGCTCACGTAGTCGTTCACGGGGACACAGGGGTTGTAGAGAGACACGTACTCTGAAAACTGAGATGTCAAAGTTTGTTGGGATGTGTGTCGAGGCGCGGTGGTTTCCGTGTTGGAGGTGGAGTGAGGCGACTGGGGGAAGCTGTAGTGAatgctctcctcctgcaggaggtgcTGCATCTCCGAGGAGAAGTTGCCGAGATGTTTGTCCACTATGCTGTCGATATCTCTGCGAGGACGAGCAGGAGGTGAGGACACGGACGGAGACGAGCCAGCTGCCGTTTCCTTCACTTCTCCCTTTGGTTTCCTTTCACTCGCTGCCTCATGTTCCGtatctctctcttccctttgtttttgCACTTTTGCAACCGGTTGACTTTCTTTCTGCTCCACTGGAATCACTGCACCTCTCTCCTGCATTCCCCCGGCTGCATGCTCCTTCCCAGAGAGCGGTGGCGAGGAGCTTGTCCTCCTCTCCGGAGCCGGAGGAACAGACGGCTCTTCATTCTTCTCTCGTCTGTCCCTGGACATTCCTGCAGGAAACAAGCCCAACTTCAATAATGTATTTATCAAACAAAATCGGTGCCTTATCATCTACGGTTTGCGTAACAATAcaatgacattttcaaatgttgtcTAAAATTCGAGAAGTAGACACCAAACTCCAGTTGTCTGAGATTACCTTGAGACTCTCtggaggccgggggggccagACGCTCCTCATTAGCACCAGTAAAGCCCTCGTTAGGTGAGATGTGCTGCATGGGCTCTGGGGACTGGCACCAGGACAGGAAGGGGGGGGCGGACGTACGGTGGCAGGCAGATTGTGGCGGCTGAAGCGACGGGCATCGAACGGGAGAAGCGGGGGGGCTGAGCTCGGGGGAGGGGCATTGAGACGGCGAGAGAGGGGGACTGGGCTCTGGAGACGGGCACTGGGAGGGCGAAAGGGGGGGGCTGGGGTCAGGTGACGGGCACTGagaggggaagggaggagggCTCGGCTCGGGGGACGGGGCGGAGGTCTTCCCGGGAGGCTTGGTCGTCGCGGCGACGCTGGTTGCCGTGGCGAGGTGCTGAAAGCGAGGATCCTTGGGGATGTTTCGGTCTCTGTGGGAGTAGCGATCTGAACTCAGACCTGCACACAGAGTCAAGAGCTCATTTGAACTTGACTTTTTCACTCTGGTCTGCTTCTTCTAAACCATCACTGATTATGGTAGAACGATGGTGACACAGCACAATtcactgaacatttaaaaagctACAGTTACAAAGTGATCTGATATTTGTTGCCATATTCCAGATTAAAAGGacagaacacaaaacacaaaccttaAGGGATCAAAATGTGTATAAGTCACATATTCCCGGAGTCAGACTGACCTGTGATGGGGATGAGGACCCACGGGATCGGccactcttcctcttcaccttcgtggactcctcctcctcctcctcctctccctcggcGACTCATCTCGCCGCTGTGCGAGCTCGGACTGAATCCCTCCAGACTGCTGACGCTGCCCGCTGTctgctcctgcacacacacacacacacacacacacacacacacacacacactttgttagCTGAGATCTGTTTCGAACAAAAGAAACTTTAGTCTAAAGTTCTTAATTCAAGCTCCTAACTGTCCTCCGTGCGCTTCAACTGTAATATGTGATTAAGGTTTATTTAGGAAGCTGGATCCGGGATgtgggtggtttgtgtttggggtagttttattttattttattcatttatgttattttattttatttccctgtgattttattacatacatatgttattgtttttgtattaatgacctattgtatatttgtgtttgtttatttaatattttcatatatatattttttctattttattatttgacttattcctagttattatttttcctttattgtttacctttgtgtgtctatatacattgacaggtatgagtacatgtgaatatatatgttgttattgattactgtaacattgatctgtaccttgctacatttctcagtaaaataaaaagttgatcacaaaaaaaagttcttAATTCAACTGAAAAGGTTCCTTCAGATTGTTGAATGCCAGCGTTAGCAACACAGTCTGAAGACCTGGGAAGATCCGGAAAATCAGACTCAAGACGTGAAAAATCAACAGCTACAGCATTCAGCAATGAACTGGAACGACAGGTTGAATCTCCCAACGTGCGGGAGATTCAGTTTGTGATGCTGTTGATCATGTTTGACTGTTTTGCAGGTTCAGTCCCAAACACCGTCCCGTCAGCAGGGAATCTACAGAACCCAGATGATACACGCAGAGTTCCTTCGACCGTTTCGGAGGAACGCAGGTTGATGTAAAGTTCGTCTCTTACCTCCAgctcttcctgcttcctcaggtCAATGTCACAGTTGGTGGGCAGGCCCAGCTTAGTGGCCAGCCTATCAAACGGAGAGGATtccatctgctcctcctcctgactgaCCAGGCCCTGGGCAGACTGTTTGAGGCCTGTCGGTGAGCAAAGAAACGTTTGATTTAAGACactaacatttgtttttcttagaaCCTAAAGTTGTCATCACcataataaatcataaatgtCCTACAAGCTCCTTCAGGTTATTTATTGAGACATGAGCAAATGAAACAGGATGTGAATGTTTAACTGCTACTGGAAAAGAAAACGTTTCTTTTCCAGATTACAAACATTGGCTGAACAAAAGAATTGAACGAAGCTTCCATGTGTTCTATAGTAGTTGTCGTGTgctgtcaaacaggaagtctcaACATCCAGTCACCTGTCAGCAGCATGACGAGTTTGGCAGCCAGCTCAGATCCGTCTTCTCTCAGATCAACGTCTCTCAAACCCACTGAACCAATCACAGACGTCAGAGAGTCGGGCGAGGCCGGCGTCTGGCTTCCGTCGACTGGGAGAcgagagcagagagaaggaaaacaaacatgagaACAAAGGATCCATGAGCTGTGGTCAGTCAaagttagggttgcaaaattccaggaattttcaaagttggaaactttccatgggaattaacgggaatatacgggatttaacgggaatatactggaattaacgggaattaacgggaattaatgggaataaactggaaatgttgtgggtaatttatactaactgtatttaccttgtcatttacagacataaatataaacattttgttttgtcataggctgatttgagtcctgaggaaactttgggcacttgactatatgcttctgcatcgttgtgtcattcttaacataggtctttgcacagtatttgcaaatgtacacagcctttccttctacattggatggggtgaaatgtctccacacatgagagagtgcacgtggcattgttctgtagaatgagatgagaaaaaagtttgtaaaaaaacactaatgcaatgccagagatataaatagttagccaaacaattggaatcgtctgtaaacatattttacaattgatggataaatgaatggaaataggccagatgaacagatgaacaatcctcaatcagcatgataatatattttcccagtaatatcatggaaacttacctgactagtcctgcacactacagcaggcatcagtagccctgctgtagagtgaaggatgctgggagttatctgtgcatgtgatggaagaatgcacagtggagggttgaaactcaacgttccatacatctttaaaatagagtttagaatgatgtttttattgctcagcgtttaattgcatatttttttttttttttccaaattcccgtgcttaatattcccgtggaaagtttccggaaagtttccggaaatttaccggaaactttccacccctttgcaaccctagtcagagTCGAAAATCATTTAAacctcatttaaaacaaaatgtttcacacattataataataaataatacttttATTAAGTTTTCAGCTCTTGAGCTGCGACACACTTGCATAATCTTCAGTCCTTCACTTTTAGTGGATTCAGTCTCTTTTGGTCAGATTTTGGGAAACAATCATTTCTAATTTTACAGATACACAACTGTTTTTTAATACTAAATCCAACCAAGCCCTGATTATTCACCTATTTTTATCTATAATGGGGTCGTGTTGATATGATAGAGTGTTGGAGCCataattatgatttaatattgacctttattttgatttattatgcataaatatatttaatattgagGGTAGACCTTTCAACCTTCTGCTTCATCCGCTAAGTAGAATCTTATATGTTtttggaaaagaagaaaaacattatgGAGTCGAAGTctgaaagagaaaggaaaatatTGCAAAAGGAAATCAGCTGACTGAGTGATCTTTATCAACCCAGGCACAATCCAAGggtgtttatatgtttatatttttctgtcactCTGCATTACATCAAGTTGccttgctctgattggtcacagCTCTGATCTGCGATGGTTGATAACGCCCCTTGGAATTAGAAAATGAACCATATCCAGACCTGATTGAAAATGGGAACAGGTCTAAAAAATGCCAAGCTCTTGATAATTTGATCCTCATTCATCCAGATTCAGACTGTTGCAGTTTGGGCTTCAGTAGCTTTCCCAACGACTCGTACGTTACAGATAAATATGTGAACAGGAGGAGCCAGCACTGGAACCCTTAACCCTGTGATCAGTGGACAACCAGCTCCATCTCTTGAGCCAGAGCTTCGACGTTTCCTCACCTGGAATCTTGGAATCTCTTCCAGGTTCCTGAGTTGCCTTGAGGAATTTCAGTGCCCTGGCTGCCGCCTGCTGctccagcctcctcttcctccccggTGCCTTCAGcgatccctctcctccttcctccctcttcacCTCATTCTCTGCGTTCCTCTTACAGGTCAGAACCAGGTCTACCAGCTGCTGCAACTAAGtggcaaagaaaacacatttcaggcCATCACGACAATAATTGAGTATTTCTAAATCATCCTCATTACATCACACTAACTAATAACGGATAACTTACATATCTAATAATCTTATACTATTTATGACGTCCATTTTCACCTTCTTAGTGTTGGAAGGTCCGTCTCTGGAGCTGCTTGTTGTCACCTCCGTCCCTGTCGCCTCCCTCTGGCCTGCTGAGCTCTTCCTGGGCCTCACCTGCTGCGGCTCCTCGGCGCCACAGTGCGCCTCCACCACCTGCCGGGCCCGGGCCACGGACAGCAGGTAGAGGGCCGGGTTGTGCAGGTAGGAGCGCAGGTAGTAGTCCATGTTCACCTTGTGGTGTTTGGGAGCGGGAAAATCCTTCTCTTGCTCGTCTTGGATGGAGTCGTATTCGCCCATGGGGTACTGCCGAACCTGGAGGGCGAAGACAGAAAGATCCATGAAGAAAAGGTTTTGCCAGTTCGGCGTGGGAAAACATAACTGGCCCGAACCTCATCGGACACCTGACATGTTACTAGGGGATTTCAGGTAAATGCCAAGAGTTAAGAGCAGGTCAAAGTCACACgggaaaacaaaaatacaaacagagaTGAGAGCGTTTCAGCTGAGAGAGTTGTTGGCTGCACCTTTCCCTCCTCCAGGCCGATGAGGTAATCTTTCGCCTGGCGCTCCACGCCGGCAGACAGCTCGGGGGCGGGGTTAGCTCGGGTTTTGACGAGGGCGTGATGCAACGCTGGGATGAACGTACTCAGACGCGGCATCACCGTGGCAGCAGACATGGACACCGAGGCATCCAGGGCAGAGGAGGCCCACCTTGAGGCTAAGGgaagaaataagaaaacaacaatatttcaaTCATGGTGATCATTTTCAAGTCAAGGCTTCAGTTTCTACTTAAATTAAGTCTTTATGCCTTGGTTTAGCGAGCCTCACCGACCTCTATCCCATTCTCTCTCAAGTCACCctctaacatgttgttgttttttattcggcttgtttttattcattttttttttttttttctctactgatctgtgattattgtctacATGTACCCACTCTACctctcccaaaatgtacaaagttaccCAATTATTaaaaaggttgacagcagaagaaagaaaattccCCTTGGGCTGAAGTTTTTGTaaacaactgtcaaaaaaataaagaatataaaaaaatttaaaaaataaaaattaagtgTTTATTCTTTCATGGTTGGtgaattatttataataacagACAGTCAAAATGCAAACAAGACAATCAGCTTTATTTGCCTTTGGGCTAATATTAGcaaaactgttttaaatgagCCATCAAAACAGTGGATGATGGATCTCTGAATAGAAGATTGTAAATGAATCCCACTCATCTGCTCCTTTGTTACTCACTGGATTTGGACACGTCTCTTGactcaggaaaaacaaacaaggccTGAAGACATCTCTTCCAGTCGCCTTCTCGCtctggaaacacaaaaacatcatcCACTGAGGAGCAGGTCTTCCaccatttgtattttgtttctgtcttaTTTACTGAAACCGTTTTCTTGTTATACGTctgtaaaattatttttaaatagatgTAACATCTTATATGTTAATCCTTTTTAACTATGAAAATCCAACATCGACAATCTTTGGCCAAAGTTTATCCTCTACATATTTGACCATTACACCCAATCTGTCCCATCACATACCGGTGGGTGAGGCCATCTGAACACTGGAGAGCAGAAAGAGGAATCCTCGCTCGGTCAGTGGAGTCACCAGAACCTGCGCAGAGAGCAGACCACTCTTATTCAACAGTTCTTGTCTAACTTCCTTTGTGAtcccactttctttctttttgctttgtttccccttctcttccctccttcgATGTTCTTTACCTCTCTACTGAAATAGATCGCACACAAAATATCAGCATTGCCCCCAAAAGTCCATCTCGACAGAAGATAAACAATGGTCGAACATAATGTCAAAGTAGAGGCAAGtggaaaaatacagaattaGTGAATAAAGAAGGGAAAGGAATCTAATATTTGATCCTGCTCCTTCTCTAGAGTGTAGCTACACTTGAATGTATCTGCAACCAATGCACTCAGCTAAATGAAGTGAGGCTCAATATGAGAGGAAGCACAACTCACCACTCTGGtcatctccagctcctgcaggagtttCGTCACGTTGGTCGTTGACCGACTCTTGTCAACCACCTCGAGAAGACTGCAGCAATGGCCGTCCtccacaactacacacacacacaaggtgagAAATTCAGTTTGATGTTACTAACAATCAAACAATACAACACTAACCATGCAAATGGCAGTGAAACCTGTTCTTCTTTTTAGGCTTTTTTCCAATTCTCTACTGAAGCTTTAGTATTGTCTCCCTCCAAAATGAGTGCATGCAAATTTAATGtcatgtacatatatatattatctttaAGAATAATGATCTTTAAAGAATATTTGATGTCCTATGTTGGTGTAGAAGCAGTTCAAGAAATGTAAATTGCTAAAAAATTACAGCTGAAAGAATTCTCatcattttgtttcatttaaaaaagaatatgtGACATCAACACAAAATTAGAGTTTAGTGTTTGACTCCACCTTCCTGGCTGCTGCTGTAGAGGTGGTAGGAGAACAGGCTGGACGGGAGGACTTTGGTCACCTGGACAAGTCTCATCACACAACCGATTTTCAACTTCTCTGGTCTGAAGGAGACACATGGCGAGATACACACAGGGAATCATTTTGAGATCGGAGGAAATCAAAATATAACAGAAACAACCCCCTTTTTGAAAGATTTGACACAATTTTGcatttgtaatgttttcttGAGATAGCATTAGGCTTTTTCTCCATGTTTGAATGATCCAGTGGTTTTCATGTAGCGTAGTCAAACACGCTGAGCTGACACACAACTGAATgatggatattacccatgatcccttGCACTGACTCCATCCAACACAGTACTCACAGTCTGTGGGGCAGGAAGGGCGGCGAAAAGGAGCGAAGGGCGATCTGGAAGAGAACCCGGTCGCCTTGCACCAGATCTCCGGTCCACACGGTGAACTGGGCTCGCtctgagagagtgagtgaagcgaatgagagagagagagggggagggagagggagagggcgagagagagaggtgtaaAGGTCATTAGTAGCAGGTTCAAGGCAGGCCAATAAAAATGAAGACTGTAAtgaataggaaacaggaaacaatgCTCACCTTTGCTCACCTCTGAAATCTGACTGTTCATCCTGTTCaaacacaacagacagagaaacagacatttCTGAAATCAGGAGCTGAACATTCCAGATGATTACGTTTTCAGGGATTTCCCCGATCGGCCCACAGATCTCTGCACTGGCTTATCTGGTGTTAATTTTTCACTTTTGGCGTTGAGTGTCATTAAAGCCGAATAACGCACGACTGTTCTTATATCCAGATGTGCATACCTCAGAAGGGGCGTGTCCTTTCCTTTGAACAGGAGGGAGACGACGGCATACGGACAGACCTGGCGAGGTCGCTGCCGCAGTTCATCGAACGAGTACTCGTAGAAGTAATGCTGGAATACACAACATGATGAAAAGGTTCAAAGTCAAGTTTCATGTTCCTGAAGAAAACCTATAGAAATATGATAACTGAGCAAAATGATCTACTGTCCCTAACACAATCTGATTGTACACTGTACTGAGcgtgttgtgtttatttacctgcGTGAACTCGAAGGCTCGGTAGGACGTGAGCGAAGTGACTTTGCTGGCGTTCTTGAAGATGTGGCTGTCGAAGCGCGGGGTTGGATCTAGAATGTTCTTCATGTTTTCATAGATACTCTTCACTTTGCCCTGAAACCAAAATTAGAGACAATTTCATTCATTATCACAGAGTGAAAGCACAAATATATTAAACCAAGCAgcgctgcagctccagcagagTCTGGCTGTGTCACTTATTgttatcatttattattattaggaaTTCAAATGTTTGGTCTGTTATTGAGATGTTACACTTACTTTATGTGAACACGTTCATGGTCATGGTCACATCATTGGTAACATTATGTTTCCTTGAGGTAACACACTGGTGATGATGGTAACTTACCTTCATCACTTTGAAGATGATGATCTCCGCTGTGGCTCCCGGGGTGAACGGGTTGATCTGAAGCAGGTCTGAGTACCTGGACAGAtacacacctgcagacagatgcacacacacacaataataagaacacatgagtttgtgtgtataaTGTATGAGCTCTCCTTTCATGTCGGACTGAACAAGAAACAGATGGAACGAGTGAAACGTGTGTATCTGCCGGCTCGTACCTTTACTGGGGTTTCCCAGCACTGTGATCCAGCTCTgacccacacacagaccagtCTCACAGAGCTGGTGCACCTAcaacaaacaaattataaaaacaataacaatcaaTAACATTATTAAGGATAAGGCTCATCAAATAATAATCAATTCTTCAATTGATCCCAGTCCCAGTTTACCATGAATCCATCCACGTTACCGTTTGTGTTTAGTTCATTTATAACCTCTTGTTTTCCAGTTAGACAGAAAAAGCAGCGACTCAGCGTTAATCTCACCTTTGAAGCCTCAACCAACATGAAACCGTaactctcctccagctccgtgTCCATCCTCCCGtccatcttcatctccctcctcttctccacaaactgaaacacacacacaggcatgaaCAAAGCACAATTTACTTTTGATTCAATCCTACCTCTGATATAAAATAACATCTATAAACCATActtgatcaaaccccggggttACGAGATTAGTTTAAAGCTCGAGTTTAAAGACTTCAACACTATCAGCCTCCCACATTATTACCGTATCTACATCTGCCCTAAAGAtatgggtagttgacaaataagggtgcaacagtatttttttaataaagttctaatgaggattacagttgtatgaaattataatgttcaaatgctgaattttttcactgctagtgttccgtggattttttgtataatttcatgtCATTGttatacaagactgaccttagctattatgctaactgaagaataacacagtttaaccttaattTGTTCAATTAAATTTGTacaaattttttttaacaaatttttaactacagcTGTGACACTACAGGACTCTCAAAAAA
This region includes:
- the tasora gene encoding uncharacterized protein tasora isoform X1, with the translated sequence MDDSLARRPAARSRRLSAAAADSGANASPQDGEVSEGIELQPARDPGTARDPGTARDPGTAGDRPGAGAAAAGVPDRWSSVPQVVHQRHMPMEPKKFQIPKKTREKRALFRDVSTESREFEDMVNILTSSYFDTGSAGCFTYCKPRLVYSELPEKEFVEKRREMKMDGRMDTELEESYGFMLVEASKVHQLCETGLCVGQSWITVLGNPSKGVYLSRYSDLLQINPFTPGATAEIIIFKVMKGKVKSIYENMKNILDPTPRFDSHIFKNASKVTSLTSYRAFEFTQHYFYEYSFDELRQRPRQVCPYAVVSLLFKGKDTPLLRMNSQISEVSKERAQFTVWTGDLVQGDRVLFQIALRSFSPPFLPHRLPEKLKIGCVMRLVQVTKVLPSSLFSYHLYSSSQEVVEDGHCCSLLEVVDKSRSTTNVTKLLQELEMTRVVLVTPLTERGFLFLLSSVQMASPTEREGDWKRCLQALFVFPESRDVSKSTSRWASSALDASVSMSAATVMPRLSTFIPALHHALVKTRANPAPELSAGVERQAKDYLIGLEEGKVRQYPMGEYDSIQDEQEKDFPAPKHHKVNMDYYLRSYLHNPALYLLSVARARQVVEAHCGAEEPQQVRPRKSSAGQREATGTEVTTSSSRDGPSNTKKLQQLVDLVLTCKRNAENEVKREEGGEGSLKAPGRKRRLEQQAAARALKFLKATQEPGRDSKIPVDGSQTPASPDSLTSVIGSVGLRDVDLREDGSELAAKLVMLLTGLKQSAQGLVSQEEEQMESSPFDRLATKLGLPTNCDIDLRKQEELEEQTAGSVSSLEGFSPSSHSGEMSRRGRGGGGGGVHEGEEEEWPIPWVLIPITGLSSDRYSHRDRNIPKDPRFQHLATATSVAATTKPPGKTSAPSPEPSPPPFPSQCPSPDPSPPLSPSQCPSPEPSPPLSPSQCPSPELSPPASPVRCPSLQPPQSACHRTSAPPFLSWCQSPEPMQHISPNEGFTGANEERLAPPASRESQGMSRDRREKNEEPSVPPAPERRTSSSPPLSGKEHAAGGMQERGAVIPVEQKESQPVAKVQKQREERDTEHEAASERKPKGEVKETAAGSSPSVSSPPARPRRDIDSIVDKHLGNFSSEMQHLLQEESIHYSFPQSPHSTSNTETTAPRHTSQQTLTSQFSEYVSLYNPCVPVNDYVSSLKDGITSMMVEFGGSRRSHSADTSRTNSDMLASSVSAFVASIRAGKTKSGSDDEASAPGSSVSQTPPLSRGGEVWQPEATRHFPDATTSRNSPTSNVTLSTPTSASGSVYKSTETPDCHPPSDKLSQSHWKPQQGPTSEMHRTGAQDVRLTQDRNFRIIHRATDVEAGGSVTGLNSSLTPPGSGSVSVPGLEPPAPAEPVSISASVSTFAPPTTVLSNLINQLQPEVFSSLVKIIKNVKKKSLQFYLHSTEERDPLLEDIKEHMLKQGNLEQSPTAFLNQENPDSRLLVIIRNKDIAGHLHKIPNLVSLKRRPSVVFVGIDSLGDIKNNSYNEIFVSGGCIVSDEMILNPDFISHGRLAELLLLLEKHSSVESVWKWKVHCRTHKKLKEQARFSREAASVLDLLSAYQKRQIVEFLPYHHCDMMNHQSPDLDCLIELQARYTQYRHTIFLTEHCHEKLPAYSSGGVIVAGIEELLHNFTRLVGCHDIKDKQPAKDVLLANKDPGWLLSPSESGSERSPSIFPEHNPPLSCSEPPKHLSQQPSSGLMALHHLTDQLVPDASFKDGGPLPSDTDFEVLSQAISQLRAERQAQLLQQRRLECQDRLLSTSLHSGQATPPGGQGGVMESVQPTPGREAVADTHSTLQPGTDRRPDRGEPPTEGQRRGGALGGGGGGSMGVKSDARTSDASTSSPNHNAAAVTGPNGQTDPTGAEREQADQRAEPAFSKAAQHGAAASSTFSCPVEGDRSRDTPSDPEQPISTEGALPGISTASDTEVPGSVTTVTGQEDNSHPALMQQIQHHQLLQLSKLNPQPLAHSRRRQPWSGVLPPRFLPPIPSQHFSTGPSLRPPSALGRTMGLLGPTPPWPGGVVWGFPHAPPQAPPRPALLGVYHNPAAQGSSRYRGGQRGGFNRM